In one window of Tripterygium wilfordii isolate XIE 37 chromosome 1, ASM1340144v1, whole genome shotgun sequence DNA:
- the LOC120001365 gene encoding protein TIME FOR COFFEE-like isoform X2 — protein MDRNREGRRVNMAASNGLSRRRHRTSSLIDSPEGDCSVELQETARLRDRGSVKKDRDRERDRDRDRDRERVRDRDRDRLSRSKRRRAERLMHGNNRENGVDESTEESVNDEEEEDDDDGGGGAAERVGTSMRLLPPNPPSLSSSSIANHLHRKSFPPPSTNFKAATTSPWRPTDDMIGVTVPRKARSVCANKRSHDWISSVSGVGEEQFHRQTSTSPARSNGPNIPAMSSTAPILPSSSMASLKKKMHNGTKQRPLKSSSKSSSAQDEIEIEIAEVLYGMLRQPQVPSKQEAIGNDSAKLDYGEVSNNKSSADAKSRVSSPISNSPSTAPQSSLILHTNGSTAPTNMSAVAPKRKRPRPVKYEDENPSAFTVRTGGPVTSTTKVEIDPSEQPAKAEIPSHNSDNGGISYDLVAGPAASAQAELPLEASDKPDGNFISDSKPLTEESEIRDLGETKEEPESLKKESHSRLQFDVNRENLNATKANSTLSQIESQREKFQIDLMAPPPVRSSPERDAEIDFVAVDGKAVTDVETETKSNGKEDVSTVKSCKGDVNAEVEENKAKVAAEVESEKRVVSKDNKTHQNGQKQRQLHNPDKNAQSNSLPLPVSMSSWPGGLPPMGYMPPLQGVVSMDGSSVSSTAMQPPHLLSSHARPKRCATHCYIARNIHYHQQFSRMNPFWSAAAGSAFSYGAKACNVGVVPSTELLANIPARGSAQDKGQGLAIFPGNSGKDKGSPAVNMVDGAQRNQILLQQAVPAGGSSNILHGPAFIFPLSQQHAAAAASVSVKSSPAATGHGASSSTSSTATASAAAAASAMSFSYPTIPGNETQYLAILQNGAYSIPIPAHVGAPPAYRGAHAQAMPFFNGSFYSSQMVHQSSQHQQQQIPATQSQQGPHQQGHQNPSISSGSSSSQKHLQMPPSSGGNGNLLGFSAQKNLTSQSLQLQQRHQPQNQVVSHQARQLESEAGSVDSPSTGDSRVSRANMSIYGQSFTMPFPPPNFATTTPAAMRTATRTNGNHIEKKQHSQQQGSKAGVESLPSQAFAMSFASMNGAATMSGLDISSLAQNHALRQSLPESTRHGYHVMAAAQAPQHKKNYHASEEGKTGGSDALNVDEDRKAMAGKIPSTVGQSIAFFRSDATGSTLPGSPVVDSSARTINLGSASHRASNSITSAAVSTVESSSAQQQLQYERFQHQHLMVHKLQQQAQAAAVAARGKTPGISNGGIYPDQVISSSSVSAKFPNVSAFPQSLVQGSSSPGQSPQWKNSARTASQVPSPTTTSSSVKNLPQQQGRSQQSQTQISFASNPKTSTAGQVQLTSVSNQSPSSPMVVGSPTSSISRSTGGSPRTTASTSTGNKGGQASALSSQPAKSPSSLPSRKSSPVSGRSVPSFVGNPNISSSTTGTKSQLPQQQQQQQLLQKHAVQQAQMLFPSAYMQVQGQHAANTTNATSASSGFYLQRHRNEQHQQLQSSSATSSSGMLSLCPPVAHNTSTSDPTKAIAAAAAAAVAASNMKGGILTSQGLMRAPFAATQSSAKPHQLVPTGFSYVHPVPTPVQVKPTEQKHE, from the exons ATGGACAGaaatagagaaggaagaagagttaATATGGCGGCATCAAATGGCTTGTCTAGAAGAAGACACAGAACTAGCAGTCTCATAGACTCACCAG AGGGGGATTGCTCTGTGGAGTTGCAGGAAACGGCGAGATTACGAGATCGAGGCAGCGTTAAGAAAGATCGAGATCGTGAACGGGATAGAGACCGTGACCGTGACCGTGAGCGAGTGCGTGACCGTGACAGAGATCGGTTAAGCAGGAGCAAGAGGAGGAGAGCTGAGAGGTTGATGCACGGGAACAACAGGGAAAACGGCGTTGATGAAAGCACCGAGGAAAGTGTGAATgacgaagaggaagaagacgacGACGATGGCGGTGGAGGAGCGGCAGAAAGAGTTGGAACCTCCATGAGACTGCTTCCGCCAAATCCTCCTTCTCTATCTTCTTCGTCTATAGCGAATCATCTCCATCGAAAGAGCTTTCCGCCGCCGTCCACAAATTTTAAGGCTGCGACGACCTCCCCGTGGAGACCCACCGACGACATGATTGGAGTGACGGTGCCTAGAAAAGCTCGGTCAG tatGCGCTAATAAGAGGTCTCATGATTGGATCTCAAGTGTTAGTGGAGTCGGTGAAGAGCAATTTCACCGGCAGACATCGACATCTCCAGCAAGATCCAATGGACCAAATATCCCGGCGATGTCATCTACAGCTCCGATCTTACCATCTTCTTCTATGGCTTCTCTGAAAAAGAAGATG CATAATGGAACGAAGCAGAGGCCACTCAAGTCAAGTTCGAAGTCCTCGTCAGCTCAGGACGAGATTGAGATCGAGATTGCGGAAGTGTTGTACGGGATGTTAAGACAGCCACAGGTACCGTCAAAGCAAGAAGCCATTGGAAATGATTCTGCCAAGCTTGATTACGGGGAAGTTAGTAATAATAAGTCTTCCGCGGATGCCAAATCAAGGGTATCCTCTCCGATCTCCAACTCGCCATCCACTGCACCGCAGTCATCTTTAATTCTGCATACAAATGGTAGCACGGCACCAACTAACATGTCCGCAGTCG CACCCAAGAGGAAACGTCCTCGACCGGTGAAGTACGAGGATGAGAATCCTTCGGCTTTTACAGTTAGAACTGGTGGTCCCGTTACATCTACAACCAAGGTTGAGATTGACCCGTCCGAACAGCCAGCAAAGGCCGAAATTCCGTCGCATAATTCCGATAATGGCGGAATTTCGTATGATTTGGTTGCCGGTCCAGCAGCATCAGCTCAGGCAGAGCTGCCATTGGAGGCGTCGGATAAGCCAGATGGTAACTTCATATCCGATTCTAAGCCCTTGACTGAAGAATCGGAGATTAGAGATTTGGGTGAGACCAAAGAGGAGCCGGAGTCTCTAAAGAAGGAATCTCATTCTAGGCTACAGTTTGATGTTAATCGTGAAAATCTGAATGCGACAAAAGC GAATTCAACACTTTCTCAGATTGAAAGCCAGCGGGAGAAGTTCCAGATAGATCTGATG GCTCCTCCCCCAGTTAGATCATCTCCGGAAAGGGACGCTGAGATTGATTTTGTGGCTGTGGATGGTAAAGCGGTCACGGATGTAGAAACG GAAACAAAGTCAAATGGAAAGGAAGATGTTAGCACAGTGAAAAGTTGTAAAGGAGATGTGAATGCAGAAGTTGAGGAGAACAAGGCGAAAGTGGCCGCCGAAGTTGAATCTGAGAAGCGGGTTGTTAGCAAAGATAACAAAACTCACCAGAATGGCCAAAAGCAACGGCAATTACACAATCCAGACAAAAATG ctcaATCAAATTCTTTACCTCTGCCAGTGTCTATGTCTAGCTGGCCTGGTGGGCTTCCTCCCATGGG ATACATGCCACCTCTACAAGGCGTTGTCTCCATGGATGGGAGCTCTGTTTCTTCTACAGCAATGCAG ccCCCGCATTTGCTTTCTAGTCATGCCCGGCCAAAGAGGTGTGCTACCCATTGTTACATTGCTCGGAATATACACTACCACCAGCAGTTTTCAAGGATGAACCCATTCTGGTCTGCTGCAGCTGGATCTGCCTTTTCATATGGGGCTAAGGCCTGCAATGTTGGTGTTGTGCCCTCTACAGAATTGCTTGCAAATATTCCTGCTAGGGGATCTGCACAAGATAAAGGACAGGGACTGGCAATATTTCCCGGTAATTCTGGGAAAGACAAAGGCTCCCCAGCTGTCAACATGGTGGATGGGGCCCAGAGAAATCAAATTTTACTTCAGCAAGCAGTACCCGCCGGAGGTTCGAGTAATATCTTG CATGGCCCTGCTTTTATATTCCCTTTAAGCCAGCAACATGCAGCGGCTGCTGCTTCTGTTTCAGTAAAGTCTTCTCCTGCTGCTACTGGACATGGAGCTTCATCAAGTACTTCTAGTACAGCAACAGCATCAGCAGCAGCTGCTGCCTCGGCAATGAGTTTTAGCTACCCAACTATTCCTGGCAATGAGACTCAATACTTGGCAATTTTGCAAAACGGTGCCTATTCAATTCCAATTCCTGCACATGTTGGAGCTCCTCCAGCTTACAGAGGAGCCCATGCTCAGGCAATGCCTTTCTTTAACGGGTCATTCTATTCTTCTCAAATGGTTCACCAGTCTTCACAACATCAGCAGCAGCAAATCCCAGCTACTCAGTCACAGCAGGGTCCACACCAACAGGGTCACCAAAATCCAAGCATTTCCAGTGGTTCTTCATCCTCCCAGAAGCATTTGCAAATGCCTCCCAGCAGTGGTGGCAACGGAAATTTGTTAGGCTTTTCTGCACAAAAGAACCTGACCTCACAGTCTTTACAGCTTCAGCAGAGGCACCAGCCACAGAATCAAGTTGTTTCTCATCAAGCTCGCCAACTTGAAAGTGAGGCAGGTAGTGTAGATAGCCCTTCAACTGGAGACAGTAGGGTTTCTCGTGCAAATATGAGTATTTATGGGCAAAGCTTTACAATGCCCTTCCCACCCCCAAATTTCGCTACGACGACTCCAGCAGCAATGAGGACTGCTACTCGCACAAATGGCAACCACATTGAGAAAAAACAGCATTCCCAACAGCAGGGCTCGAAGGCTGGGGTTGAATCTCTTCCATCTCAAGCTTTTGCAATGTCATTTGCATCAATGAATGGTGCTGCAACTATGTCAGGCCTTGATATTTCGTCCTTGGCACAGAATCATGCACTTCGCCAGAGCCTCCCCGAGTCTACAAGGCATGGCTATCATGTTATGGCAGCTGCTCAAGCACCCCAGCATAAGAAGAATTATCATGCTTCTGAAGAAGGCAAAACTGGTGGTAGTGATGCTTTGAACGTGGATGAAGATAGAAAGGCCATGGCTGGAAAGATTCCTTCAACTGTTGGGCAGTCTATTGCTTTCTTTAGGTCAGATGCAACAGGCTCAACATTACCTGGAAGCCCTGTTGTTGATAGTTCTGCACGCACAATCAATCTTGGTTCAGCTTCTCATCGTGCTTCAAATTCTATAACGTCAGCTGCTGTCAGCACCGTTGAGTCTTCCAGTGCTCAACAACAATTACAGTATGAAAGGTTTCAGCATCAGCACTTGATGGTTCATAAGCTTCAGCAGCAAGCACAAGCAGCTGCTGTTGCAGCTCGAGGAAAAACACCAGGGATAAGTAATGGAGGCATCTATCCTGATCAAGTCATTTCTTCATCCTCTGTCAGTGCCAAGTTTCCTAATGTATCTGCATTCCCACAAAGTCTTGTTCAAGGCAGCAGTAGTCCTGGCCAGTCTCCGCAGTGGAAGAATTCTGCGAGGACGGCATCCCAAGTTCCTTCTCCAACCACAACTTCTTCCTCCGTTAAAAATCTACCTCAACAGCAAGGCAGATCACAACAAAGCCAAACACAGATATCTTTTGCGTCTAACCCAAAAACATCAACGGCAGGGCAGGTGCAACTAACATCTGTTAGCAACCAATCACCATCTTCGCCAATGGTGGTTGGCTCACCCACATCATCCATTTCCAGGAGTACTGGTGGAAGCCCCAGGACAACTGCTTCTACCTCCACAGGCAACAAAGGTGGACAAGCGTCTGCCTTATCATCTCAGCCAGCCAAGAGCCCGTCGTCACTGCCTAGCCGCAAATCATCCCCTGTGAGTGGCAGGAGTGTTCCATCTTTTGTTGGGAATCCCAACATCTCATCTTCAACCACGGGAACCAAGTCTCAACTGCCTCAgcaacaacagcaacagcagcTGTTGCAAAAGCATGCAGTGCAGCAAGCCCAGATGCTGTTCCCCAGTGCATATATGCAAGTTCAAGGTCAGCATGCAGCAAATACAACAAATGCCACATCAGCTTCAAGTGGGTTCTATCTCCAAAGACACCGCAATGAGCAACATCAGCAGTTGCAAAGCTCTTCAGCAACGTCGTCCTCTGGGATGTTGTCATTGTGCCCTCCTGTCGCACATAATACCAGCACTTCTGATCCCACAAAGGcaattgctgctgctgctgcagcaGCTGTGGCTGCTAGCAACATGAAAGGTGGCATCCTAACATCCCAAGGTCTCATGCGTGCTCCGTTTGCTGCAACACAGTCTTCTGCTAAGCCCCATCAGCTTGTCCCTACTGGCTTCTCCTATGTACATCCTGTTCCCACCCCAGTTCAGGTAAAACCAACAGAGCAGAAACATGAGTAG
- the LOC120001365 gene encoding protein TIME FOR COFFEE-like isoform X1 — protein sequence MDRNREGRRVNMAASNGLSRRRHRTSSLIDSPEGDCSVELQETARLRDRGSVKKDRDRERDRDRDRDRERVRDRDRDRLSRSKRRRAERLMHGNNRENGVDESTEESVNDEEEEDDDDGGGGAAERVGTSMRLLPPNPPSLSSSSIANHLHRKSFPPPSTNFKAATTSPWRPTDDMIGVTVPRKARSVCANKRSHDWISSVSGVGEEQFHRQTSTSPARSNGPNIPAMSSTAPILPSSSMASLKKKMKHNGTKQRPLKSSSKSSSAQDEIEIEIAEVLYGMLRQPQVPSKQEAIGNDSAKLDYGEVSNNKSSADAKSRVSSPISNSPSTAPQSSLILHTNGSTAPTNMSAVAPKRKRPRPVKYEDENPSAFTVRTGGPVTSTTKVEIDPSEQPAKAEIPSHNSDNGGISYDLVAGPAASAQAELPLEASDKPDGNFISDSKPLTEESEIRDLGETKEEPESLKKESHSRLQFDVNRENLNATKANSTLSQIESQREKFQIDLMAPPPVRSSPERDAEIDFVAVDGKAVTDVETETKSNGKEDVSTVKSCKGDVNAEVEENKAKVAAEVESEKRVVSKDNKTHQNGQKQRQLHNPDKNAQSNSLPLPVSMSSWPGGLPPMGYMPPLQGVVSMDGSSVSSTAMQPPHLLSSHARPKRCATHCYIARNIHYHQQFSRMNPFWSAAAGSAFSYGAKACNVGVVPSTELLANIPARGSAQDKGQGLAIFPGNSGKDKGSPAVNMVDGAQRNQILLQQAVPAGGSSNILHGPAFIFPLSQQHAAAAASVSVKSSPAATGHGASSSTSSTATASAAAAASAMSFSYPTIPGNETQYLAILQNGAYSIPIPAHVGAPPAYRGAHAQAMPFFNGSFYSSQMVHQSSQHQQQQIPATQSQQGPHQQGHQNPSISSGSSSSQKHLQMPPSSGGNGNLLGFSAQKNLTSQSLQLQQRHQPQNQVVSHQARQLESEAGSVDSPSTGDSRVSRANMSIYGQSFTMPFPPPNFATTTPAAMRTATRTNGNHIEKKQHSQQQGSKAGVESLPSQAFAMSFASMNGAATMSGLDISSLAQNHALRQSLPESTRHGYHVMAAAQAPQHKKNYHASEEGKTGGSDALNVDEDRKAMAGKIPSTVGQSIAFFRSDATGSTLPGSPVVDSSARTINLGSASHRASNSITSAAVSTVESSSAQQQLQYERFQHQHLMVHKLQQQAQAAAVAARGKTPGISNGGIYPDQVISSSSVSAKFPNVSAFPQSLVQGSSSPGQSPQWKNSARTASQVPSPTTTSSSVKNLPQQQGRSQQSQTQISFASNPKTSTAGQVQLTSVSNQSPSSPMVVGSPTSSISRSTGGSPRTTASTSTGNKGGQASALSSQPAKSPSSLPSRKSSPVSGRSVPSFVGNPNISSSTTGTKSQLPQQQQQQQLLQKHAVQQAQMLFPSAYMQVQGQHAANTTNATSASSGFYLQRHRNEQHQQLQSSSATSSSGMLSLCPPVAHNTSTSDPTKAIAAAAAAAVAASNMKGGILTSQGLMRAPFAATQSSAKPHQLVPTGFSYVHPVPTPVQVKPTEQKHE from the exons ATGGACAGaaatagagaaggaagaagagttaATATGGCGGCATCAAATGGCTTGTCTAGAAGAAGACACAGAACTAGCAGTCTCATAGACTCACCAG AGGGGGATTGCTCTGTGGAGTTGCAGGAAACGGCGAGATTACGAGATCGAGGCAGCGTTAAGAAAGATCGAGATCGTGAACGGGATAGAGACCGTGACCGTGACCGTGAGCGAGTGCGTGACCGTGACAGAGATCGGTTAAGCAGGAGCAAGAGGAGGAGAGCTGAGAGGTTGATGCACGGGAACAACAGGGAAAACGGCGTTGATGAAAGCACCGAGGAAAGTGTGAATgacgaagaggaagaagacgacGACGATGGCGGTGGAGGAGCGGCAGAAAGAGTTGGAACCTCCATGAGACTGCTTCCGCCAAATCCTCCTTCTCTATCTTCTTCGTCTATAGCGAATCATCTCCATCGAAAGAGCTTTCCGCCGCCGTCCACAAATTTTAAGGCTGCGACGACCTCCCCGTGGAGACCCACCGACGACATGATTGGAGTGACGGTGCCTAGAAAAGCTCGGTCAG tatGCGCTAATAAGAGGTCTCATGATTGGATCTCAAGTGTTAGTGGAGTCGGTGAAGAGCAATTTCACCGGCAGACATCGACATCTCCAGCAAGATCCAATGGACCAAATATCCCGGCGATGTCATCTACAGCTCCGATCTTACCATCTTCTTCTATGGCTTCTCTGAAAAAGAAGATG AAGCATAATGGAACGAAGCAGAGGCCACTCAAGTCAAGTTCGAAGTCCTCGTCAGCTCAGGACGAGATTGAGATCGAGATTGCGGAAGTGTTGTACGGGATGTTAAGACAGCCACAGGTACCGTCAAAGCAAGAAGCCATTGGAAATGATTCTGCCAAGCTTGATTACGGGGAAGTTAGTAATAATAAGTCTTCCGCGGATGCCAAATCAAGGGTATCCTCTCCGATCTCCAACTCGCCATCCACTGCACCGCAGTCATCTTTAATTCTGCATACAAATGGTAGCACGGCACCAACTAACATGTCCGCAGTCG CACCCAAGAGGAAACGTCCTCGACCGGTGAAGTACGAGGATGAGAATCCTTCGGCTTTTACAGTTAGAACTGGTGGTCCCGTTACATCTACAACCAAGGTTGAGATTGACCCGTCCGAACAGCCAGCAAAGGCCGAAATTCCGTCGCATAATTCCGATAATGGCGGAATTTCGTATGATTTGGTTGCCGGTCCAGCAGCATCAGCTCAGGCAGAGCTGCCATTGGAGGCGTCGGATAAGCCAGATGGTAACTTCATATCCGATTCTAAGCCCTTGACTGAAGAATCGGAGATTAGAGATTTGGGTGAGACCAAAGAGGAGCCGGAGTCTCTAAAGAAGGAATCTCATTCTAGGCTACAGTTTGATGTTAATCGTGAAAATCTGAATGCGACAAAAGC GAATTCAACACTTTCTCAGATTGAAAGCCAGCGGGAGAAGTTCCAGATAGATCTGATG GCTCCTCCCCCAGTTAGATCATCTCCGGAAAGGGACGCTGAGATTGATTTTGTGGCTGTGGATGGTAAAGCGGTCACGGATGTAGAAACG GAAACAAAGTCAAATGGAAAGGAAGATGTTAGCACAGTGAAAAGTTGTAAAGGAGATGTGAATGCAGAAGTTGAGGAGAACAAGGCGAAAGTGGCCGCCGAAGTTGAATCTGAGAAGCGGGTTGTTAGCAAAGATAACAAAACTCACCAGAATGGCCAAAAGCAACGGCAATTACACAATCCAGACAAAAATG ctcaATCAAATTCTTTACCTCTGCCAGTGTCTATGTCTAGCTGGCCTGGTGGGCTTCCTCCCATGGG ATACATGCCACCTCTACAAGGCGTTGTCTCCATGGATGGGAGCTCTGTTTCTTCTACAGCAATGCAG ccCCCGCATTTGCTTTCTAGTCATGCCCGGCCAAAGAGGTGTGCTACCCATTGTTACATTGCTCGGAATATACACTACCACCAGCAGTTTTCAAGGATGAACCCATTCTGGTCTGCTGCAGCTGGATCTGCCTTTTCATATGGGGCTAAGGCCTGCAATGTTGGTGTTGTGCCCTCTACAGAATTGCTTGCAAATATTCCTGCTAGGGGATCTGCACAAGATAAAGGACAGGGACTGGCAATATTTCCCGGTAATTCTGGGAAAGACAAAGGCTCCCCAGCTGTCAACATGGTGGATGGGGCCCAGAGAAATCAAATTTTACTTCAGCAAGCAGTACCCGCCGGAGGTTCGAGTAATATCTTG CATGGCCCTGCTTTTATATTCCCTTTAAGCCAGCAACATGCAGCGGCTGCTGCTTCTGTTTCAGTAAAGTCTTCTCCTGCTGCTACTGGACATGGAGCTTCATCAAGTACTTCTAGTACAGCAACAGCATCAGCAGCAGCTGCTGCCTCGGCAATGAGTTTTAGCTACCCAACTATTCCTGGCAATGAGACTCAATACTTGGCAATTTTGCAAAACGGTGCCTATTCAATTCCAATTCCTGCACATGTTGGAGCTCCTCCAGCTTACAGAGGAGCCCATGCTCAGGCAATGCCTTTCTTTAACGGGTCATTCTATTCTTCTCAAATGGTTCACCAGTCTTCACAACATCAGCAGCAGCAAATCCCAGCTACTCAGTCACAGCAGGGTCCACACCAACAGGGTCACCAAAATCCAAGCATTTCCAGTGGTTCTTCATCCTCCCAGAAGCATTTGCAAATGCCTCCCAGCAGTGGTGGCAACGGAAATTTGTTAGGCTTTTCTGCACAAAAGAACCTGACCTCACAGTCTTTACAGCTTCAGCAGAGGCACCAGCCACAGAATCAAGTTGTTTCTCATCAAGCTCGCCAACTTGAAAGTGAGGCAGGTAGTGTAGATAGCCCTTCAACTGGAGACAGTAGGGTTTCTCGTGCAAATATGAGTATTTATGGGCAAAGCTTTACAATGCCCTTCCCACCCCCAAATTTCGCTACGACGACTCCAGCAGCAATGAGGACTGCTACTCGCACAAATGGCAACCACATTGAGAAAAAACAGCATTCCCAACAGCAGGGCTCGAAGGCTGGGGTTGAATCTCTTCCATCTCAAGCTTTTGCAATGTCATTTGCATCAATGAATGGTGCTGCAACTATGTCAGGCCTTGATATTTCGTCCTTGGCACAGAATCATGCACTTCGCCAGAGCCTCCCCGAGTCTACAAGGCATGGCTATCATGTTATGGCAGCTGCTCAAGCACCCCAGCATAAGAAGAATTATCATGCTTCTGAAGAAGGCAAAACTGGTGGTAGTGATGCTTTGAACGTGGATGAAGATAGAAAGGCCATGGCTGGAAAGATTCCTTCAACTGTTGGGCAGTCTATTGCTTTCTTTAGGTCAGATGCAACAGGCTCAACATTACCTGGAAGCCCTGTTGTTGATAGTTCTGCACGCACAATCAATCTTGGTTCAGCTTCTCATCGTGCTTCAAATTCTATAACGTCAGCTGCTGTCAGCACCGTTGAGTCTTCCAGTGCTCAACAACAATTACAGTATGAAAGGTTTCAGCATCAGCACTTGATGGTTCATAAGCTTCAGCAGCAAGCACAAGCAGCTGCTGTTGCAGCTCGAGGAAAAACACCAGGGATAAGTAATGGAGGCATCTATCCTGATCAAGTCATTTCTTCATCCTCTGTCAGTGCCAAGTTTCCTAATGTATCTGCATTCCCACAAAGTCTTGTTCAAGGCAGCAGTAGTCCTGGCCAGTCTCCGCAGTGGAAGAATTCTGCGAGGACGGCATCCCAAGTTCCTTCTCCAACCACAACTTCTTCCTCCGTTAAAAATCTACCTCAACAGCAAGGCAGATCACAACAAAGCCAAACACAGATATCTTTTGCGTCTAACCCAAAAACATCAACGGCAGGGCAGGTGCAACTAACATCTGTTAGCAACCAATCACCATCTTCGCCAATGGTGGTTGGCTCACCCACATCATCCATTTCCAGGAGTACTGGTGGAAGCCCCAGGACAACTGCTTCTACCTCCACAGGCAACAAAGGTGGACAAGCGTCTGCCTTATCATCTCAGCCAGCCAAGAGCCCGTCGTCACTGCCTAGCCGCAAATCATCCCCTGTGAGTGGCAGGAGTGTTCCATCTTTTGTTGGGAATCCCAACATCTCATCTTCAACCACGGGAACCAAGTCTCAACTGCCTCAgcaacaacagcaacagcagcTGTTGCAAAAGCATGCAGTGCAGCAAGCCCAGATGCTGTTCCCCAGTGCATATATGCAAGTTCAAGGTCAGCATGCAGCAAATACAACAAATGCCACATCAGCTTCAAGTGGGTTCTATCTCCAAAGACACCGCAATGAGCAACATCAGCAGTTGCAAAGCTCTTCAGCAACGTCGTCCTCTGGGATGTTGTCATTGTGCCCTCCTGTCGCACATAATACCAGCACTTCTGATCCCACAAAGGcaattgctgctgctgctgcagcaGCTGTGGCTGCTAGCAACATGAAAGGTGGCATCCTAACATCCCAAGGTCTCATGCGTGCTCCGTTTGCTGCAACACAGTCTTCTGCTAAGCCCCATCAGCTTGTCCCTACTGGCTTCTCCTATGTACATCCTGTTCCCACCCCAGTTCAGGTAAAACCAACAGAGCAGAAACATGAGTAG